One window of Desulfosoma sp. genomic DNA carries:
- a CDS encoding CoA transferase, which translates to MNENTKNWFDWAKEHSDPRQATQHPEALDDLLVLDLSYMSFGGLVASSVLGELGARVVRVEPPEGDPARDFSPFGLRHQDTGLAYLVEGRNKLHITLDLEDEEGREIFKKMVRHVDVVIETFEPGFLDSLGIGYRQLRELQPRLIYAALHTYGQFGPKAREGRQASEIANQAYSGLVYINGEPEDAQKSPHAVPTKTGSWYGWYAEGLFAAYGILAALLYRQQSGKGQMVDVSGAECIMKFIDYNLGWYHLGGAVKERLGNYDPSVFPYTFIQCKDGYTFMAAYNEEAFATLMEIIGRPELIQDPRFSTFMQRTSYESEEALQEILESWSRQYTVDEVIEKVAEATARKEGRAAAVVTGKVCRPSQTFEEQNWWDRGVFCKVQDPVYGELSYQGPVWKMTGTPPRIKWACRPVGADNEAVYGRLLGMGRSQLERLRASRVI; encoded by the coding sequence ATGAACGAGAACACCAAGAACTGGTTCGATTGGGCCAAAGAACATTCCGACCCTCGTCAGGCGACACAACATCCGGAAGCGCTGGATGATTTGCTGGTTTTGGATCTCAGTTACATGAGTTTCGGCGGCTTGGTGGCCTCATCCGTTTTGGGGGAACTGGGGGCTCGGGTCGTACGAGTGGAACCTCCGGAAGGAGATCCGGCACGAGATTTCAGCCCTTTCGGCCTTAGGCATCAGGACACAGGTCTTGCGTATCTGGTGGAAGGTCGAAACAAGCTTCACATCACCCTGGATTTGGAAGACGAAGAAGGCCGGGAAATATTCAAAAAGATGGTCAGGCATGTGGATGTTGTCATTGAAACCTTTGAACCCGGCTTTTTGGATTCTTTAGGGATCGGTTACCGCCAACTTCGGGAACTGCAGCCTCGGCTCATCTATGCAGCGCTTCACACTTACGGCCAGTTCGGTCCCAAAGCCCGTGAGGGTCGCCAGGCTTCGGAAATCGCCAACCAGGCTTATTCCGGTCTCGTTTACATCAACGGCGAACCGGAAGATGCTCAAAAGTCTCCTCATGCCGTTCCCACCAAAACGGGCAGTTGGTATGGATGGTATGCTGAAGGCCTTTTCGCCGCCTACGGAATTCTGGCGGCTCTTCTTTACCGACAACAGTCCGGCAAGGGGCAAATGGTGGATGTTTCCGGGGCTGAATGCATTATGAAGTTTATCGACTACAACCTGGGGTGGTACCATCTGGGAGGAGCGGTTAAAGAAAGGTTGGGGAACTACGATCCGTCCGTCTTTCCTTACACCTTTATCCAGTGCAAAGACGGCTACACCTTCATGGCCGCTTACAATGAAGAAGCTTTCGCCACCCTGATGGAAATTATCGGCCGTCCGGAACTGATTCAGGATCCTCGTTTTTCCACTTTTATGCAAAGGACGAGTTACGAGAGCGAAGAGGCTCTTCAGGAGATCCTTGAATCGTGGAGTCGTCAATACACGGTAGATGAAGTCATCGAAAAGGTTGCCGAAGCGACGGCCCGAAAGGAAGGTCGAGCCGCCGCCGTCGTCACCGGCAAGGTGTGTCGACCTTCTCAGACGTTTGAAGAACAAAACTGGTGGGATCGAGGCGTTTTTTGTAAAGTTCAGGATCCCGTCTATGGGGAGCTTTCCTATCAGGGGCCGGTCTGGAAAATGACGGGCACACCGCCGAGAATCAAATGGGCTTGCCGTCCCGTGGGCGCCGACAACGAAGCCGTTTACGGCCGACTTCTAGGGATGGGCCGGTCTCAATTGGAGCGTCTCAGAGCTTCCAGGGTCATCTAG
- a CDS encoding CoA transferase yields the protein METGDYFDWTEKLFDPEAIFSKPEALKGIRVLELCTRVFGPVTADLLADLGAEVIKIELPGVGDLMRYVAPRGFFYKNISPAFTHMNHNKYHVAIDIRKPKGAELLKQLAARSDVVVENFRPGIMDRWGVGYRQLREINPRLIYQANSGFGQWSAYRDRPSYDATSQAMSGFSATTGFPGRPPLKIGIWIGDYTGALFATLGILAALYARNKTGRGQMIDVSQGESLIRIQDWTWLLWSLFGKERRRVGNVDVAMVPSGVFRAKDGFVAVSAVDDGSFQGLCEAMGAQDLWEDEEIETVSGRLKNENQEKIYERLSRWVAGLTVRQVEDLGVRHGFSAQRVASARDHYEDQHLRFRKAVWEFEDPLYGPVVEYGPGPKLSETPGRMRWIAKPVGFHNDHVFRTLLGLDADTLRELADEGIVGTWADRIGAKPPEDWDGQPGRVF from the coding sequence ATGGAAACGGGCGATTATTTCGACTGGACGGAAAAGCTTTTTGATCCCGAGGCTATATTCAGCAAGCCGGAAGCACTCAAAGGGATTCGTGTCCTGGAGTTGTGCACACGGGTGTTTGGACCTGTGACCGCCGATTTGTTGGCGGATCTAGGGGCGGAGGTGATCAAGATCGAACTCCCCGGCGTGGGGGACCTCATGCGCTACGTGGCTCCACGGGGTTTTTTCTATAAAAACATCTCGCCGGCTTTCACGCACATGAACCACAACAAATATCATGTGGCCATAGACATTCGAAAGCCCAAGGGAGCGGAACTTCTCAAGCAGCTTGCGGCACGATCCGACGTGGTGGTGGAGAATTTTCGGCCCGGCATCATGGACCGTTGGGGTGTGGGGTATCGGCAGCTGAGGGAAATCAATCCTCGGCTCATTTATCAAGCCAACAGCGGGTTCGGCCAATGGAGCGCCTATCGGGATCGGCCGTCCTATGATGCGACATCTCAGGCCATGAGCGGGTTTTCGGCCACTACGGGCTTTCCAGGCCGTCCTCCGCTCAAGATCGGGATCTGGATCGGCGATTATACGGGCGCTTTGTTTGCCACTCTTGGCATACTGGCGGCTCTGTACGCGCGCAACAAAACGGGTCGAGGTCAAATGATCGATGTGTCCCAGGGGGAGAGCCTGATTCGGATTCAGGACTGGACCTGGTTATTGTGGAGTCTTTTTGGAAAAGAAAGACGTCGTGTGGGCAATGTGGATGTGGCCATGGTGCCTTCGGGGGTGTTTCGAGCCAAAGATGGTTTTGTGGCTGTTTCCGCTGTGGATGACGGGTCTTTTCAAGGGTTGTGCGAGGCCATGGGGGCGCAGGATCTTTGGGAAGACGAGGAGATTGAGACGGTTTCCGGGCGGCTTAAGAACGAAAATCAGGAAAAAATCTATGAACGCTTGTCCCGGTGGGTGGCGGGTTTGACGGTGCGCCAGGTGGAAGATTTGGGGGTACGCCACGGGTTTTCCGCCCAGAGGGTGGCTTCGGCGCGGGATCACTACGAAGACCAGCATCTCAGGTTTCGAAAAGCGGTTTGGGAATTTGAAGATCCTCTGTACGGGCCTGTCGTGGAATACGGACCGGGACCCAAACTATCGGAAACTCCAGGGCGTATGCGCTGGATCGCCAAGCCCGTCGGGTTTCATAACGACCATGTCTTTCGCACCCTTTTGGGCTTGGATGCCGACACCCTTCGAGAGCTCGCGGACGAAGGCATTGTGGGTACGTGGGCGGATCGTATCGGCGCCAAACCTCCCGAAGACTGGGACGGCCAACCAGGACGTGTTTTTTGA
- a CDS encoding LrgB family protein yields the protein MSFFTSKAFSVFITFLAFYGAQRLYLRFKHFWLNPVLLAILGLMAFLTLTGLRYEDYFQGGQIISFFLGPSVVALGVPLYLQMEEIRKRGRAIGISLGVAAVVGVLSAAGTAALLGASAPVVASIAPKSVTTPIAMGIAEKIGGIPPLTAAIVIATGILGAVIGPGVLRLCGVRQPVAFGLAMGAASHGIGTARAVEEGEVQGAAGGLAICLNGIATAVVTPFLVKLVLLWVRHQP from the coding sequence ATGTCTTTTTTCACGTCAAAAGCTTTTTCCGTCTTTATCACCTTTTTAGCTTTTTACGGGGCTCAAAGGCTTTACCTTCGTTTTAAGCATTTCTGGCTTAATCCTGTTTTGTTGGCCATACTTGGTCTTATGGCTTTTTTGACGCTTACGGGTCTTCGCTATGAAGACTACTTTCAAGGGGGTCAAATTATTAGTTTCTTTCTAGGCCCCTCCGTAGTGGCTCTTGGAGTGCCTCTTTATCTCCAGATGGAAGAAATTCGAAAGCGGGGTCGGGCCATCGGGATATCTCTTGGAGTCGCTGCTGTGGTGGGGGTGCTGAGTGCTGCAGGAACGGCGGCTCTTCTAGGCGCTTCCGCTCCGGTGGTGGCTTCCATCGCTCCCAAATCGGTCACCACGCCCATCGCCATGGGCATTGCTGAAAAAATCGGCGGTATTCCTCCGCTGACCGCAGCCATCGTCATTGCCACAGGTATTCTCGGCGCCGTGATCGGTCCTGGAGTTCTTCGCCTGTGTGGGGTGCGTCAACCTGTGGCTTTTGGGCTGGCTATGGGAGCGGCGTCCCACGGCATTGGAACAGCTCGTGCCGTGGAAGAAGGTGAAGTGCAGGGGGCCGCGGGAGGTTTGGCCATCTGTCTCAACGGTATCGCCACCGCCGTGGTAACCCCTTTCCTGGTAAAGCTGGTTTTGCTGTGGGTGCGTCATCAGCCGTGA
- a CDS encoding CidA/LrgA family protein, translating into MCWIFSDREKLHDAMMVRSLCIIFGFLVLGDLVSFIFGLPIPGNVIGMVLLTVSLCRGWVDVRSVKPAADLLVQNMAFFFVPPGVGLLLYLDLLSREWIPLVVAYVVSTLAVLAVVGWVMQKMERS; encoded by the coding sequence TTGTGCTGGATTTTTTCCGATCGCGAAAAGCTCCATGATGCCATGATGGTTCGAAGCCTTTGTATCATTTTCGGTTTTCTTGTCTTGGGGGATTTGGTGAGTTTCATCTTTGGGCTGCCGATTCCCGGCAACGTCATCGGCATGGTGCTCCTGACCGTGTCCTTATGTCGAGGGTGGGTGGATGTTAGGAGTGTCAAACCCGCCGCGGACCTTTTGGTGCAAAACATGGCCTTTTTCTTTGTGCCTCCGGGTGTTGGGCTTCTGCTTTACCTGGACCTTTTGTCCCGTGAATGGATTCCTCTGGTGGTGGCTTACGTGGTGAGCACCCTGGCGGTGCTAGCAGTGGTCGGATGGGTGATGCAGAAAATGGAGCGGTCCTGA
- a CDS encoding FadR/GntR family transcriptional regulator: MTTLPVKPIKPKRVADEVAQQLTELIYRGFLKPGERLPSERELARQLQVSRPTVREAINQLMVMNLVEQRHGQGTFVRSLDPLHENPMATFMDGQDVTLEHILEVRMGLECTAAALAATRADDRDIEHLRSSLEAMKADIAAGGLGHEADISFHMAIAYASRNPVQVKVMRSLYDFLFFGIRMNLQKLYEDPANLPRIVEQHTAIYDAIRHRDSEEALNAMRRHIGFVLDFFRSRKAP; this comes from the coding sequence GTGACGACACTTCCTGTCAAACCCATCAAACCCAAGCGTGTCGCCGATGAAGTGGCCCAGCAGCTCACCGAGCTTATCTACCGTGGGTTTTTGAAGCCCGGGGAGAGGTTGCCGTCGGAGCGGGAGCTGGCACGCCAGCTTCAGGTGAGCCGTCCCACGGTGCGCGAAGCCATCAATCAACTTATGGTCATGAATTTGGTGGAGCAGCGTCACGGCCAGGGCACCTTTGTGCGCAGTTTGGATCCCCTGCACGAAAATCCCATGGCCACCTTTATGGACGGCCAGGATGTGACCTTGGAACATATTCTAGAAGTGCGCATGGGTTTGGAATGCACGGCGGCGGCTTTGGCTGCCACGCGGGCTGATGACCGAGATATAGAACACCTTCGCTCCAGCCTGGAGGCTATGAAGGCGGATATCGCCGCCGGAGGTTTGGGGCATGAAGCCGATATCAGCTTTCATATGGCTATAGCTTATGCCAGCCGTAATCCGGTCCAGGTGAAGGTCATGCGCAGCCTTTATGATTTTCTCTTTTTCGGCATTCGCATGAATTTACAGAAACTCTACGAAGATCCCGCCAATCTGCCTCGAATCGTGGAACAACACACGGCCATCTATGATGCCATCAGACACCGGGATAGTGAAGAGGCCCTCAACGCCATGAGGCGTCACATCGGGTTTGTGCTGGATTTTTTCCGATCGCGAAAAGCTCCATGA